A stretch of the Salmo salar chromosome ssa20, Ssal_v3.1, whole genome shotgun sequence genome encodes the following:
- the trmt9b gene encoding probable tRNA methyltransferase 9B: MTVMEEAATRLEREHVHSVYEKIAPYFNDSRYKAWPKVRQFLLEHEPGSIIADVGCGNGKYLHINGSVFKLGCDVCRPLVDSAWSQGHEVQLCDSLRLPYRDSCFDGVLSIAVIHHLSTKERRIRAIKEMARTLRVGGRIMIYVWAMEQTRRKFQKQDIFVPWNPNPPSPTLGRERPTPRRRGAVQSMSECLYSDKNRKVKSTSSMLDKEEMTCSPHQSHRLWFFSRSLDSVFDFGSLTISRSTSRELISTVSSRLGEAEGGKIGRRGRGACLIKQLSNLFSGFSRNNSEEDVFDSVTDLARSQRDHGNDNHSNSTGKTSVSSALVQECGSVALPDLVSSYQREHTEGPGRPGEKDAGPPGDLKQDSEGEPAAASCLRYYHVFREGELAELIESHVEELHVLYSYFDHANWCVVAEKVQV; this comes from the exons ATGACCGTGATGGAGGAGGCTGCCACTCGGCTAGAGAGGGAGCATGTGCACAGTGTCTACGAGAAGATTGCTCCTTATTTTAACGACAGCCGCTACAAGGCCTGGCCCAAGGTGCGTCAGTTCCTACTGGAGCATGAGCCTGGCAGTATCATCGCTGACGTGG GCTGTGGCAATGGCAAGTACCTGCACATCAACGGCAGTGTGTTCAAGTTGGGCTGTGACGTGTGTCGCCCCCTGGTGGACTCTGCCTGGAGCCAGGGCCACGAGGTGCAGCTGTGTGACAGCCTCAGGCTGCCCTACAGGGACAGCTGCTTTGACGGTGTCCTCTCTATCGCAG TCATCCATCATCTCTCCACCAAAGAGCGTCGTATTCGAGCAATAAAGGAAATGGCAAGGACCCTGCGCGTGGGCGGGCGCATCATGATCTACGTGTGGGCCATGGAGCAGACACGGCGGAAGTTTCAGAAGCAGGACATCTTTGTGCCCTGGAACCCCAACCCCCCGTCCCCCACCCTAGGCAGGGAGCGTCCCACACCCCGGCGGAGGGGCGCTGTGCAGAGCATGAGCG AATGCCTCTACAGCGACAAGAACAGGAAGGTGAAAAGCACATCGTCCATGCTGGACAAAGAGGAAATGACCTGCAGTCCCCATCAGAGCCACAGGCTGTGGTTCTTCTCACGCTCCCTGGACTCGGTCTTTGACTTTGGCAGCCTGACCATCTCCAGATCCACCTCCAGGGAACTCATTAGCACCGTCTCCTCCCGGCTTGGGGAGGCGGAGGGGGGAAAGATCGGCCGCAGAGGCAGGGGAGCGTGTCTCATAAAGCAGCTGTCGAACCTCTTTTCTGGCTTCTCCAGGAACAACTCGGAGGAAGATGTCTTTGACTCGGTCACAGACTTAGCCAGGAGCCAGAGAGATCATGGCAACGACAACCACTCCAACTCCACAGGGAAGACCAGTGTCTCTAGTGCCTTGGTCCAGGAGTGTGGCTCTGTGGCCCTGCCTGACCTGGTCTCCTCCTACCAGAGGGAGCACACAGAGGGACCAGGGCGGCCAGGGGAGAAGGACGCAGGCCCACCAGGAGACCTCAAACAGGACAGCGAAGGGGAGCCGGCGGCCGCCTCGTGTCTGCGCTATTACCACGTGTTCCGGGAGGGCGAGTTGGCGGAGCTGATCGAGAGCCACGTCGAAGAGCTCCACGTCCTTTATTCCTACTTCGACCACGCCAACTGGTGCGTGGTGGCCGAGAAGGTCCAGGTTTGA